The following is a genomic window from Amycolatopsis australiensis.
AAGTACGCGAACCGGGCGGCGCTGGACATCCGGACGTGGTTCCTCGACCCGGCCACCAAGATGAACCCGAACATGACGTACTCGCAGCTCGTCCCGTGCAGGAACACGATCAGCGGCACCGGCATCATCGATTCGACCCAGTCGTTCAGCCAGCTGATGGACGCGTTCGCGCTGCTCGACGGCGGCGCCCCGGGCTGGACCGGCAAGGACCGCTCCGGCATCAGGACGTGGCTCACCCAGTACCTGGACTGGATGCGGACGAGCCCGCAGGCCGAGCTGGAACTGGCCGCCACCAACAACCACGGCACGTTCCTCGACATGCAGAACGCGGCGATCTCGGCCTACCTCGGCCGGCGCGACGCGGCGCGCAAGATCGTCCTGGACGCGGAGCAGAAGCGGTTCACGGCGCAGTTCGCCGCCGACGGCAGCCAGCCCCTGGAGCTGTCGCGGACGATGTCGTGGCACTACGCCAACTTCAACCTCACCGCGTGGGGCCGGATGGCGGAGGTCGGGCAGAACCTCGGAGTCGACGTCTGGAAGTACACCGCGCCGAACGGCGTGACCCTGCGGAAGGTCGTCGACCAGCTGATCCCGGGCGCTCTGCACGGCGCCGGAGCCTGGCCGCACCAGCAGATCGGCGTGTTCGACCAGTCGATCGCGGCGGACATCTTCCACGCCGCGGCCGAAGAGGCACACGACACCGACGCGGCCGCGGCGCTGAAGCAGATGCCGCTGCCGGCCGGGGGCGACACGTGGCCGGTGCGCGTGTCGTGCTTCCCGCTCGACCCGCCACTGAAGTAGGGGAAATCCGGACACAACACCGCATAGCGCACCGTTTCCCAAATTGGTCTAGTCCAAAGTCTTGACACCCCGTCGTCTCCGCGCGCACATTCATGACCGGGGCCGGACCCGCTTCGTGAAGAACCGTCGCGTACGCCCTCTCCCGCGCCGTCGCGGCCCGGGAGAGGGCCGTCCGCCTGCGCGAGGAGACATCCATGCAGCGAAGAATCGCCCTGGTCGCCGCCGCGGCCGCGGCCGTCGTGGCCGGTGCGCTGGCCGTCGCGGGCCCGGCGGCCCCCGGTGCCGCCGCCGCGACTTCCGGCGGGGTGCGGATCGCCTACTACGACCAGTGGAGCATCTACCAGAACGCCTACTACCTGAAGAACGTCGACGCCATCGCCGGCAACCTGGACTACCTGCTCTACGACTTCGAAAACATCGACCCGAACAACCTCACGTGCTTCGAAGCGACGAAGGCGACGACGCCGGATCCGGGCGGGGAAAGCGATCCGAACGCCGGTGACGGCGCCGAGGACCAGTTCGCCGACTACCAGAAGACCTTCGGCTCCGACATCAGCGTCGACGGCAGCGCCGACACGTGGAACCAGCCGATCGCCGGCAACTTCCACCAGCTGCAGGAGCTCAAGGCGCGGCACCCGAACCTCAAGGTGCTGCTGTCGATCGGCGGCTG
Proteins encoded in this region:
- a CDS encoding alginate lyase family protein, coding for MRSVLGALALSASMLLVPVSGTAVAAPPPHTVVTDGAKLAGIRQAIRSGHAGKAQRDALKVVVDKANAALTAGPWSVVQKPSAPPSGDKHDYLSQAPYWWASRPKTPDNPQGCPYVSKDGQRNPEADAITDHTYRMWAWDAMYYLSLAWYYTGDAKYANRAALDIRTWFLDPATKMNPNMTYSQLVPCRNTISGTGIIDSTQSFSQLMDAFALLDGGAPGWTGKDRSGIRTWLTQYLDWMRTSPQAELELAATNNHGTFLDMQNAAISAYLGRRDAARKIVLDAEQKRFTAQFAADGSQPLELSRTMSWHYANFNLTAWGRMAEVGQNLGVDVWKYTAPNGVTLRKVVDQLIPGALHGAGAWPHQQIGVFDQSIAADIFHAAAEEAHDTDAAAALKQMPLPAGGDTWPVRVSCFPLDPPLK